The proteins below come from a single Vibrio diazotrophicus genomic window:
- a CDS encoding DNA-3-methyladenine glycosylase I → MTIEKFSSIYQRAVDRKGGEDQLEKLLSTPLSKTELAAVPEDRWLSAFSMKVFQSGISWDVVRKKWPNFEELFFGFKIEPLLMLSDEVWEEKAQDPRIIRHLIKVMSIPRNARMIYEARAEHGSFSEMVANWPLDNITGLWEHMKKHGDRLGGNTGPYTLRTMGADTFILSTDVEAYLRNTGIIDSAKTTKRAMTASNQAFCQWSEESGRSLSEISQIIAYSTGDNRV, encoded by the coding sequence ATGACAATCGAGAAATTTTCATCCATTTATCAACGAGCGGTCGATCGTAAAGGTGGCGAAGACCAATTAGAAAAACTGCTTAGTACGCCATTAAGTAAAACAGAACTTGCAGCAGTACCTGAAGACCGTTGGTTATCTGCGTTCAGCATGAAAGTGTTTCAATCTGGCATCTCTTGGGATGTAGTGAGAAAGAAATGGCCAAACTTCGAAGAGCTTTTCTTCGGCTTCAAAATTGAGCCTTTGCTGATGCTATCTGACGAAGTGTGGGAAGAAAAAGCGCAAGATCCGCGCATCATCCGACATTTAATCAAAGTCATGTCGATTCCGCGCAATGCCCGTATGATTTATGAAGCTAGAGCCGAACACGGTTCTTTCAGTGAGATGGTGGCAAACTGGCCGCTAGACAACATTACCGGTCTTTGGGAGCACATGAAAAAACACGGTGACCGCTTAGGTGGCAATACAGGGCCATACACACTGCGTACGATGGGAGCCGATACTTTTATCTTGTCTACCGATGTTGAAGCGTACCTTCGTAACACCGGCATCATTGATAGCGCTAAGACAACTAAACGTGCAATGACCGCTTCCAATCAAGCATTCTGTCAATGGAGTGAAGAGTCAGGACGTAGCCTAAGCGAGATAAGTCAGATCATTGCATACAGTACAGGCGATAATCGCGTTTAG
- a CDS encoding GntR family transcriptional regulator → MEPNIKLYQKIANHFKTEIFNGVYKVGDMLPAERVIAEQMEVSRTVIREAMIMLEVEGYVEVRKGSGIRVINTQVDNVVPDIAQAVGDFGFMLTCGPFELLQARQLFESNIAEFAATQATKQDLVALMKIQEQAKQDDYSRDSYWDIEFHIQMARCTQNSVVVHIAEMLSKHRENNPYWKKLHEHIEDNKIRSWCSDHDEIVKALIKRDAVAARQAAWQHIENTKIMLFDASNDDYDRFLFSESPITTS, encoded by the coding sequence ATGGAACCGAATATTAAGCTTTATCAAAAAATCGCCAATCACTTTAAAACGGAAATCTTTAATGGCGTTTACAAAGTTGGGGATATGCTTCCTGCTGAACGAGTGATCGCTGAGCAGATGGAAGTGAGTAGAACTGTGATTCGTGAAGCAATGATAATGCTTGAAGTTGAAGGCTACGTTGAGGTGCGTAAAGGCTCGGGTATCCGAGTAATTAACACGCAGGTTGACAACGTAGTACCGGACATCGCGCAGGCGGTGGGCGATTTCGGTTTCATGCTCACTTGTGGTCCGTTTGAACTGCTACAGGCTCGTCAGTTATTTGAAAGCAATATCGCTGAATTTGCCGCGACTCAAGCGACCAAACAAGATCTGGTTGCTCTGATGAAGATTCAAGAACAAGCGAAGCAAGACGATTACTCGCGTGATTCCTACTGGGATATTGAATTTCATATTCAGATGGCCCGCTGTACACAAAACTCAGTCGTGGTACATATTGCGGAGATGTTGTCGAAACATCGTGAAAACAACCCATATTGGAAGAAGCTTCACGAGCACATTGAAGACAATAAGATTCGCAGCTGGTGCAGCGATCACGATGAAATTGTAAAAGCGTTAATCAAGCGAGATGCGGTAGCTGCACGTCAGGCAGCTTGGCAGCACATTGAAAATACTAAGATTATGCTGTTTGATGCTTCCAATGATGATTATGATCGTTTCTTGTTCTCAGAAAGCCCGATTACGACGTCATAG